From the Vulpes vulpes isolate BD-2025 chromosome 15, VulVul3, whole genome shotgun sequence genome, the window TCttgtcactcaggaaattccaagggttttgaGAGCTGTGAGCCCAGAACCATGGATGAAGAGCAAATAATTATGtgaatgaccaaatatatatttcctgtAAATCACAATATTGCAGGAACTCTTCAAACACTCTGCAcatctaaatcttttttttttaagattttatttatttattaatgaaagacacacacacacagagagagagagagagagagagaggcagagacacaggcagagggagaagcaggctccatgcaggggagcccgatgtgggacttgatcccgagtctccaggatcacgccctgagctgaaggcaggcgccaaactgctgagccacccaggcatccccagcacATTTAAATCTTACCAATAAATGTAGTTGTGAAACTGCACTTGATGTCTAGATGTTTGGAGAAGGTTTTTGGTTCTTGTTTCATAATCGTGGTCTATGACCCTCACCACACTTCTCTACAATTTCCCCACTAAaatatcaccaccaccaccaccaccaacaacaacaccaacaacaaaatcagtttcatatatttttataagcagctttaaattctttttaatacaAGGCAAAAGTATATGTTAACCAAGTCAGAATTGAGGTGGCTATCTGTTCCAGTTTGCCTTCAATAATCCCAGTTTATGCCTAGTGCCCtgcattatttttgaaagagctCCTTTTAGCCTTAAAAAGGGGGGTTCCAGTTTAGAGGATAAATGATATGTTTACCTTATTAAAAATACACCTTGATTTTCCAATAAAGTGCTTTTCAGGTGACACTGTGCTTTTGCCCACATTATTGGACTCGATCTACACAACTCTGCAAAACaggaagggaaatattttatctCTGTTCATTAAATGAAGTAACCAAGACTCAAGTAGTAGGTGGTGACCGTCTGAGGTCACATACTTAAGGACAGAATCAGAGGCAGAACCCAGGATTCCTGACTTCAAATCCAGTATTTTTTGGCTGTCGACCATTCCGCAAATATCTGAGTAAAGACAAACTTCACTCTCTTGGTTGGTAATCTGTTTGCACTTGGACTTAGGACATTTAGGCAGGTTCATCCCCTCCAAGACACTGTCTTTTCACATTTAAAGCAAGCAGAGATGAAAGAAGACTTAATAAAGAGCCCATTAGTGAATCCTAGGGATCCTGGGGCCAAATGACCTATGTTTTTTACTTTACTGGGTGCAATTACATCAGGTTATTGCAATCTTACATTTAACCAAATTAGGACGTCTCAgttaacaacaaaaagacaagaaaaaaaatcgaTAATGAATGCCTACTAAGAACACATCAATGGGTTCtgccccagttttttttttttttaacctaaaaccGGTAAAATTCTACCTTCCTTGGATACCTGGCAAGGAGACAAAGACAGGCACAGTGTTTGCAAGGTGCGCAGGTGTCCAGGGGTGCTGAGCCCGTCGCCGCACCACTAAAGGAGCGCGCACTGGCCTAAGCTCCGCTGCCTGCCCCCGAGAGGGCCGCACGACTCCCGGgcgtccctccctcctccctcgcAACGGCAGGAAGGGGTCTGCCGCGCCTGGGGAAGGCGGCCTGCAAGCTGCTGGCTGCTGGAGCGAGGCCGGAGCGAGGCCAGAGCGGAGCCGAGCGGAGCCGAGCGCAGCGCAGCGCAGCGGGCGCCGGCGCCACACCCCGGGGGCGGCCGGGCTCCCGCGCGCGAGGTCACGGGCGCCCGAGGTAAGAGGGCGCGGAGGACAGGCGCGGGCCCGGCGGGGGAGGCCGCGCGCatgcgccccgccccgccccgccgcggccggAAGAGCCGGGCCGCCGAGCCGCTGCTCGCCACGCCGGGCGCCACGGCGCGGGGGAGGGCGCCGGCCGCGCGATGCGGCCCCTGGACAGCGCCGGGGCCGCCGAGGTGCCCGAGCCCGGGCTGCGGCCGGACGACGCGCCGCGGGGAGCGGCGGAGGAGCCCGCGGCGGCCGAGGCAGCGGGGACGCCCGGCCGCGGCCGCTGCGGGCTGTGCGGCTCCTCGCCGTGCGGCTGGTGCGCGCCGCCGGGTGAGTGGGTGCAGACCCGGGCGCGggtctcgggggggggggggcgggggcgggggcggggcccgcatctgcgggcgggggcgggggcgcagggaggACCGCGCGCGCCCCGACCCTCCGCGGCCGCCCTGCGGGTGCGCTCGAGCGCTCCCCTTGGGGTCTGCAGAGCCGAAGCCCCTTACGGCCCCGCCGGCGCGGACAGCGGAGAAAGTTTCTGGCTGTGTCGGGAGCCCTGTTGGGCCCCTGAAGCCGTTCCCGTAACTGAGCGTTGCGGCGGGGGCCGCGGAGTGAGGCTGCAGTGGGCGCGTAGGAGCCCCCGGGGCCggctgcgggcgggcgggcgcggcgcgAGGCAGCGATGCGGGCGCGGAGCCGCCTTCCTGCAGGGGAAGTTGAAAAGCCCAGAGTGGGGGCGCCcggcggctcagtcggttcagcgtGGGGCTCTCCGTCTCCGCCCAGttctccatctcagggtcctgagttcaagccccgagttgggctccatgctggcatggagcctacttgattaaaaaaaaaaaaaaaaaaagcacagagtcTAGAAAATGTTTGCCTTTAAAGTCTTACACTCTTGGGAAGGCAGAGTTGAGTGGGAAACCACCTGGTTCTTAAACTTTTGGTGTTAGgacttttttgcttttgtagttTTTACAGTATCTTTATTCGTAACACCTCACACTGAACAAAGCCAAAAGTCCATCAATGATATAATGaatattttgtgattctttttctatttttttttaaaaatattttatttatgtatttattcacgagaaacagagagggggctgggggggggggtgaaagagacacaggcagagggagaagcaggctccatcatgcagggagcctgacgtgggactcgatccccggtctccaaggtcacgccctgggctgaagacccgcgctaagccgctgagccaccccggctgccctctatttttaaaaatttgaatcattatattatagaCCTGAAACAAACATGGGAGGACTAGGATTAGCATTAGTTGCTAATTAGGATTAGTTGGCTAAACAAGCCAGAGGCACAATATTACATACATTGTTAGGAGGTTCAGACCTGTCTCAAAAGCCAGGTACCTTGGGTAGAAACACCCTGATCCTGTTCAGCCTCTTCCTTCCACAAATGAGGAAGGTgaggacttggggggggggggggggcggggcaagggGGTTGCTTTGTTTTCCCCTAGATCTGGCAAGTAAGTATGAGTGAGACACAGCACAGGCGGGTGCTACAACAAAGCTCATGCTCTCAGCATGCCAGAGACCCAGGCCAAGGCCCTTTCTGCTGACCACAGTGCTCCTTTAAGCATATTCCTCTTTAAACTGCACCATCCACCTGGAGCATCTTcctgaaagaagaggaaatagatcTCCTGTTGCAAGACAAAGTTACACCGTCTGCATCATCTCATTCTCTGACCCCAGATTTCTACACCTCTAACCCAACCCCATTTGCCCCTTCTCCCTATTGATTATGAGCTTCCCGTAATATAGGGAGACGAACCCCAGAGGATGATTCTTGCTCCATTTTGGTCCTCAATACTAACAAATGACCAGACTTCTGGTTATTTATGCATGACTGGTACCTCCAGAGCAGGGGTCACTCCAAGCTGTGTTGACCAGATGTGCAGCCCATGAAGAGGTGAATTTCTCACCTTATCAGTTTTTATGGCTGTCATTTGGTGAAATGCTGAGTCAGTCCATACAGACTCTTAAATGTTTCTGCTGTTCAGTGTGAGGGCAGCACATGCCAATGTGATAACCCTATCTTAAGCAACTGCACTTAAGAATCTTGTGGGgtattttaacttaaaagaaagcatttaaCTTCAAGGAATAACAGTAAGACTTAGTAATAGTGATTGTAAGATTACGAGATAATATTCTGAAAACAGAATTGCTTTAACACTTTAAATCACTGTACTGTTTGTTGTCATTGAACTTTGTGATGGTGTCATTTTAATGGCTTAATCATGGTTATCTCAGGAAAGCTCATTTTCAAATTCAGGTTGAGACCCTTACCTGTTTTTCTGCCTTCTTGGATAGCCTTCCTCGGCAGCATACAGCTATCTTAAGAcatctatttacttttttaagggaCAGTGTGGATCTTAGACTGAGGCAAGAAGTTCTAGATTTGTGCCTCGTCTGCTCCTGAAAAGAGTTCTCTAGTGTAGCACTGGTTCTCAAGCTGGTAGAGCTTTTTACAGTTGCAGAGATTCTGTACCAGTGGGTTCAGGAACTGAAGTTTAAAAAGTTACTCAGTTGATTCTCATTCCCAGCCAGGGCTGTGAATCACCAGCTTAAAGCAGAGGATAGAGAAACGGAgcaatttttcaattttcttctaaCTCAGGAAATTACACTGTGGCCACTTACTTAATTTGAATTTAGAGTTGCCAAATTATTAGCTATGCTTGTAGTGGAATATGATCATAGAAGCACATTACATAAGCAGATACCTCTTTGAATTATGCTACTTTCTTGTTCATCTCCATTGGCAGAAAGGAAATTATTCAGTAAGAGACGGGTCTGCCTGAGTAGAACCAGGCCTCACCCTCATAACAAATAATCAAGCTCAGCCAGGCCTTGTAACAACAGGCATGTCCCAGTCAGCGATCATGGGCCTTAACGTGTTTATAGGCAAGAAAATATGTGAGTGTGGCAGTGTTttgagagacaaaagaaaattagaaccAGGGGTATaaagttaagtttttaaaaagttaaatatcatGTGAAGTTACAATATTCctggagaaaaatttaaaagtttaggTTGGAGAAGATCCTTGAAATATAGACCAGGGAGATGTTTTCTGTCCTGGATCTTCCTGTTCTGTCTGAGGTTGCAGGTTCTATGTATGAGTTGGATTTCTTTTAAGaaacttttaacttattttatttggaCCTGAACTCTGAAATTTCAGAAGCTGAACTCCGAGGCTGACCACAGCCAAGGCATGTATTTTGTGGCACTTAACTTGGAAGTCTTCTAAAGTTTCCTTCTCGTGGGCTGAGTATGTGCAGTTTGTTTCTGTGGTATCTGAGCACCTAGGTATTGAACAGAATGTGGAGGATTCTGGCACTTAAAAACATATAACCCTTGACATGACAACTGGTAGCTTCAGATGATTTTCTTTGACTAAAGAAAATCTGTTCTTTGAAGAAGAGGTAGAGGCCTCTGAGCACATGTACCTGCAACAGGAAGAGGTAGAGGCCTCTGAGCATACccgcatctttttttttttttttttacttttttttttatttataaattaatttttattggtgttcaatttagcAACAtccagaaaaacacccagtgctcatcccgtcaagtgtccccctcagtgcccatcacccattccccccccaccccccgccctcctccccttccaccacccctagttcatttacTACAGAGGTCATGCTGTAGCATATGCCCCTGGGAAGATAGTGCATCATCATACTTTGGTCCCAATTCACAAGTGTTTGTCACTTGTGGGCAAAGGTATCCAGCTAATATAAAGACGTTGAAATGTATTACCTGGTGTCTGCATTTGTCAGAGAAGGGCGTTTTTCATAACCATGATTATGCAATATTGTTTCTATAGCTGAGTAACATGTTATAAATCCCCAGCCTGGAATGACAGTCCTAGTTTTACTACAAATGGCAGTGCCCAAACAATACACCCTTCCGTTTTGCTGTGCTCCTAACTGATAAGGACCAGTAGTGTTTCCTTCTTACTCtccccttatttttaatttcaaaaaaaaaaactaatatattcCTTGGTGTGTCACCTCTCTTTTAGGGAGTTCTCTGCTTACTCTGTCCCTTTTTTGCTCCGCTTTGAATGACAGGGTTGGGGAGGGTATGAGATTGAAAACAGGTTCTTGTCTTAGGTAACTAAGATAGAGGAGGTGGCTAAACAAATGTTTAATGCTCATACAGTAAGTCATTAATGGATTGAATATGATGCCCTAGAGAAAGCAGAAGTTTCCTGGTTCAGATCTAGCCAAGAAGTTAGTGGTTAATGgcagttctaatttttaaaaactatattttcaaGCACTTTGAGGTCAGAGAGGTGGTAGATATCCTAGCCCCTGCCCTCAAAGAGTTTGTGTTCTAAACGGAAACAAAATCataaaccatgaaaaataaaatatttgattaacaGTTCAAAATCACAAAAACAGAGCCTTCCCAGATTATGCTGTCGCCAGTGGTGTTAGACTTGGCGTCTTTCCATGAAGTTCtctcatattatttcattcagcaagtatttaatCAAGgtcttctgtgtgccaggcataaACAAGACAGTGAGGTCCCAGCCTGGAAGAGTCCACAGGCTTGTGGGGGAAGTAAGATAATCAACAAGTAGCCATATGACACCGCTATAAACTGTTGTCCAGAAGGAATGTGTTCTTCATAAGGCCCGGTTCACCAGTGAGATGATATAAATGATCACTCGGAAGCATTTTTCTCTAGCCATCTTGACAGGCgtttcttaaagatttctctCATTGTCTTGGcaagcatttttacttttttttgactTACAAGTGAGGGATGATTCTTGAGCCAAAGGAAAATCCATTTTATAGGGTAAAACTGCATTTCAAAGTTACAGGTTTAAATTGTTGCTTTCATCAATGATTCTTCATTTTTGATGGGGAAATGGCTTGGGTCCAGAGAATGGATATGCTTAGGAGACAGTATTTGTAGCCTGTTAGCTATTAACACTGTTCCATTTTTCTCAATTCctaagtgaaaataataaaacctacacTTGGAAGCAAGGACTAACCAGAACTTAATCTTTTTCAGAAGCCAAGAAGAAAGCACCCTGTCCTGGACTTGGCTTGTTTTATACATTATTGTCTGCCTTCCTTTTCTCAGTGGGctctttatttgttaaaaaagtGCAAGACGTCCATGCTGTAGAAATTAGTGCATTCCGATGTGTGTTCCAAATGCTAGTCGTTATCCCTTGCTTAATATACAGAAAGTAAGTATTTCTTACCTGCAAAGTAGAAGGTATTAACAAATGTTTGTGAATCTTTTGACCTGCTTATTTATTCTATAGTGTCTGCTTTATCCCTCCCATAGATTTACCAGGTTCCTACATCCTTTGGCTCTGATTAATAAAAAGTCTCGAGGACCCACCCACAGAATATGCTCTCATAAGCATATACCACATGCCCAGCAAAGGAGGGGAAAGAGATTGTTGTCCTGCACCCTCCGTTTTGAGAACGAAGCTTTCCTTGTACAATTCCCTCCATCTTGTAccacccttccttctttcccttggCATACtagtatttagaagaaaaaagtaaatgaggaGAAGTGGTGGTGTCTCCTCATACCAGGGTTTCTTTCAGTAGAATGGGCTGCTCTGTTATCACGGCATACAGAAGGTTACTGTAATAATATCTAGGTCTACCCCTAGGGTGatgtgggaaaggaagaaggtaaTTTTGAGCAAGgccttttaaaatagtttcatatttagtgtcctcatctgtgaactGAGGGAATTATATATACCTTTGTTGCAAGGgccaaataaaatttattatagatCAGAGCGCTTTGTATAGAATGTAACAGTATATGAAAACTATGTTCCCCATCCTTACTGTTCTCTCCCCACACAGCACCTCTTCCCTTTCCATATAGAATCCCTTCCCTTTCCCAGGTTAAAATTATGCCTCTCTCACCCCATTATAACCTCTGCCCACTCCTTGTACTTAGAAGCCTTGGAGGAGAGACCAGTTGGGTCCCTTGTGGATGTCTGGCTCTTTCACTCTTTGGGCAAAAAAATGCTTAAACCCTAAACTAAATGCTTCAGTCGCATGCCACCAGCCTCCTTGTATCTATAACACAGTACAGATTCATTTCAAAGAGTTTCATTCCGTATCCTGAGGATTTGATGAAAAAGGTCAAAGAAAACTTACTAAGATTTATATTGTCAGAAATTCCTATGTAAGTGTGGACAAGTCACAGTATTTTAGGAAATGATGATAAAACTTCAGAAATTTCTAGGGTTGCAACAGACCACTGATGCTAACACAATTTTCTTCCCTATAATAAAAGAATTGGCAGTGAAaggcaaagaatttttttaaatcttaagcaCCAATCTGTTCTGACCCATTTTATGTTTCATTATAATGGAAGATGATATGGTATTCCAAGCATTTTCAAAGTATGAGTCAAAGGTGACCCATACTTACATTTCTAACTCCAGATATCCAGGGGTCCTCGTCAGGCCTACAGGCTACCCTACAGATGTTCAGTGCTGGCATAGTCAGCAGGCTGCACCTAGCCTGACACGTACCCAGCACTttgcttggtaaatatttaagttttagaaaaaattCAGTAGCTTAACTCTTCCTGCAGAGAACAATGAAAAGTTGTCTCACAttcaatggcaaaaataaattttagcattGCTTCCACTTTTATAGAAAAACGCCTAAGTTTGGCAACACATACTAGCCATGACCAAATTTTCTTATGTAGGACAGCTCAGTCTTGAAATTATATTGATTATAAAAATTCCATGTTGTCAGTGTAGAAAATcaggggaaaataaagaaaaattatgtatgAGTCCATTTTTAAGGTTTGCCCACAATTAACATTTCAGtaccttttttgtcttttatgcaAGCGTataaacatagggaaaaaatTCTATTTGCTGAATTATTGTACTATTTATGGAGTTCTCTTTTGCTATTTTTGCTTATACTGTGAACACTTCCATGTTTTTAGCTATACTTAGAACCCACTGTTTAAAGCTGTGGGCactattataattaatttactaTTCCCTTATTTTTTGACAGTTAGGACTTCAAAAATAATGCTTAATTAAGAACTGCAATATCAAAAAACAGATGCCAAGTTGGTTTAATGTGCGTCCCTCCGTTTGAATTTGCAGAAGTGGGTTTATAGGCCCCAAAGGTCAACGCATTTTCCTCGTTCTCCGAGGAGTTCTGGGCTCCACGGCCATGATCCTATTGTACTACGCTTTCCAGGCCACATCCCTCGCCGACGCCACGGTTATCACCTTTAGCACGCCCGTGTTCACGTCTATCTTTGCTTGGATATTTCTCAAGGAGAAATACAGCCCTTGGGATGCGCTCTTCACCGTCTTCACCATCACCGGTGTGACCCTTATCGTGAGGCCCCCGTTCCTGTTCGGCGCCAGCGCGGCGAGCGGGGACCGGAGCTACTCAGCCCACCTGAAGGGCACGTTCGCCGCGGTCGCGCACGCCGTCTTCGCCGCCCTGACTCTGGTCATCCTCCGCAGGATGGGCAAGTCCGTGGACTACTTCCTGAGCATCTGGTATTACGTCGTCCTCGGGCTGCTGGAGAGCGTCGTGGTCCTCTTCATCCTGGGGGAGTGGAGTTTGCCCCATTGCGGCCTGGACAGGCTGTTTCTCATCCTCATCGGCCTGTTTGGTTTGGGGGGTCAGGTGTTTCTCACCAAAGCCATCCAGATAGAAAAGGCAGGGCCGGTGGCAATAATGAAGACCATGGATGTGGTCTTTGCTTTCATCTtgcagattattttctttaacgATGTGCCCACGTGGTGGACGGTGGGCGGGGCCCTGTGCGTCATAGCGAGCAGCGTGGGCGCAGCGATTCGGAAGTGGTGCCAGAGTGCGCAGTGAGGCCCGGTGTGCGCCGTGAGGCCCGGCTGCGGCCCGGTGTGCGCCGTGAGGCCCGGCTGCGGCCCGGTGTGCGCCGTGAGGCTCGGCTGCGGCCCGGTGTGCGCCGTGAGGCCCGGCTGCGGCCCGGTGTGCGCCGTGAGGTCCGGCTGCGGCCCGGTGTGCGCCGTGAGGCTCGGCTGCGGCCCGGTGTGCGCCGTGAGGCTCGGCTGCCGCCGGGTGTGCTGCCGCCGGGTGTGCGCAGCCTGAGCTCGCGTCCCGCGCGCCCCACCGTGCGCACGCCCAGAAGCAGCATTTCCTTCACTGATTATACTtaataaatttcataattaaagTACCGTTTCTGAATATGGGATGTCTTTAATGAGCTAAGAATTAGCCAGTCAGTGTGGtctagcaattttcttttttttttccccctcaatgaTGtgttggtttgggtttgggttttttattgTTCTTGGGGTGGCGTGGGTAAGAGGACAGATCATTTGTTGCAAAAAGCCCTGCAAAATGTTTTATGACTGGTGTATGTGATTTCTTTGAAGCATATTTTTGGTACTGATGGTACTGATAGAGGTGGGAGAAAATTTTAGAACCTCTTTTAACCAGTGTAGAGGCTAAGAAACTTATGgataataatgctgctataattGGTATTATTATGTTGGAAATTCATTTGAAACCTAATTCCACTTAGGAGGCCAAAGCTGAAACTTGGAAAAGGTGCCTACTTAATGGTGTTAATAATACAAATCAGCCTTATTTTCAAGGCTTTTATAAatgattattattcttttaaccCATATGagtgccttttcattttgatgccagaatttttatatgtaaagttaaaaaacatttttgatcaCCCCGTTTGGCTAGTTTTCTGTTTCAGTGACATTCATGATGGTAGCTCTGTCATTCTGTAATTTTAAGTTGTCCTCTGTTTTTTTGAAACTGCACtacatttttcttcactttctaaGATTTCAGGTCTTTAAACCACAAGAGAAATCTTGGCATAACCAGTGTGCACATTTCCATCCTGAAGTATTTTCCCCTCACTAGAAATGTGATTTTCTATAACTTCTCTTTGAATTTATAGTATGATgccaaataaaattttctcaggATTTtattaggttgaaccatatgaaattgctgaaattttaccattttaactaacAAAAACCATAGTTTCTTGTGGTTCACCCTAATAGATACCTCCCTTACCTTCTTTACACCAAATATTTAGAACACtgtggcatatatttttttaaaacaactttttaaaaaatacagtgatcctcttaaacttatttttatagtctttttccCTTATGGAATTCTATATAATAGTGTTTCATGTTATTTGTTAAATGTAAAGACCTGTGAATCCATGGTTGATTGACTTTTGTAGTTgcttgattagaaaaaaaaaaatcactgttaagTTCTAGTATATCAGTCTGTTATTAAATGTCAATGCTGCACCATGATACGAACTTTATGAATTCAAACATTTTATATCTGGAACTTCATCAGGCCAATACTCTGCAGTTAAGGAGAGAATATAATATTTAAGAAAGCTTGGGAGGTTGATCGGGAAGTAGAGAGTACACACAAATGATTCTTTATCACAATAAACCCTTTATTGGTGAAACTATGATGGTTTCCAACTCTTACTGTCCAACCTAGCAACTGTTATTATCTTAAGCCTGTATATTGGTAAGATTATaggctttctctccctttcaTCATAATTCTTCAAAGAAAGAACGAACTTGGCTTCTGAGGTTTATGCCTTGGTGAGAAAGGATCTTTTCTAGTAGTTTCAAGAGGAAATTTTTAGCTTGCTGATTTCCCCAAATGTTTCCCACCTGACAAATCCTAAATGAAATCTACTTAAGGGAGTCACACTATCATTATAATTTTAGCCTAACCCACAATTTTTGGATCTAGAGTTGCAGAAGCATCATTTTATAAGGATATTAGATAGTTACAGGATCAGAGCACTTTAGAACTCAAAGGTTAGAAATCCTCTTGTAGGAACCGCACTGCATAGATAGGGATGCTGGGGAGGGGATCTGCCCAAGATGGGTTTCCATGGCCTTCTCCTCTCCCTTACTTCCACGATAAAGTATGGAAAGTAAATGACTGCTTAAGCTACCTAAGGTAAATTAACTCAGGGAACCCTCTCCTGGTTCTTTATCTTGCACAATAAAAGAACCTATGGGACATTGAGAGTTAAATCCATTTGGGCCTGTACACTAGAGACATGTTTTATTTCAACAGTGTGGTTTAAGTACTTGAATGTCACAATATATGACCAAGGTTGgagaaaatgtttcttctctCAACTTTTACAGGGTGTCATTCTTAAACACTTTTATATAATGTCCAAGGTATATACAAGGATGTGTATTGTAACAATTATAAGTGTATATTTTACAAAGATTGTAGTTTCtatatcttgaaaatatttttgtaaattgtttttattttgtaaatactaATAAAGTTAATATCGAAGAAGGCTACATGTTGGTTTTTATGATTATAGTAAATGTGctcactgacttatttcctttttcatccatgtgcttcaaaattcattttataaaggatATTGATCTCTGAATGACTATTCAGCTGTGATGTACATCTCAAatttcaatctgttttttttgtttccttggtaCTGTTATATCCAGTCtaatatctctaaaataaagaccCTAACCTTCCTTTCCAGTAAGGCCTTCATCATTGTAGACTCCCAGAGCTTGGAGTAGCTTTGAACCCATACTTTTATTTCCATAGCTAATATGTCACTAAGTCCTGGAGTGTCTGTCTTCTTATTGTCTCATGGATTCATTCTTTCCTTGCCATTTCCACTGCTACCATCTTAGTCCAAGACTGACCACCTCATGGCtgaattataacaattataataatattctAATGGGTTACCTACTGCTTGATACTTTTCCACTCAGATCCTTGTCTCACTGCCAGATGGACCTTCCTAAAGCCCTGCTCTCATTGTTACTTTGGTTCTCATAAAACCAGAATGATGCCATATCACGTACCACATCTcatccaaattattttttctggccCTACTCCCACTTTTCCAACCTGATTTCCCATGTCCCAACACAAATCCATACTCTCATCAATCTTTCCACAGACTCCCACATTTGCCAAGGGATTCCTTCCTATGTCTCCCCTGCTGCCTTTGCCTTCTCTTTGTCCTCTAAACCTCCTagcctccagggcagccccggtggcctggcggtttagcgccgcctgcaggcgggggtgtggtcctggagacccgggatcgagtcctgcacgcggctccccgcatggagcctgcctctctctctctctctctctctgtctctatgaataaataaataaaaatatttaaataaataaataaataaacctcctAGCCTCCAAAAGCTCAGCttgagattttgtttcttctgctgcTTCCAGCTTCTGCCACCCACACTAGCCCACTCTGACAGAGTGGATAAGGCACTGGAATAGGAAGGAGTC encodes:
- the SLC35G1 gene encoding solute carrier family 35 member G1, translated to MRPLDSAGAAEVPEPGLRPDDAPRGAAEEPAAAEAAGTPGRGRCGLCGSSPCGWCAPPEAKKKAPCPGLGLFYTLLSAFLFSVGSLFVKKVQDVHAVEISAFRCVFQMLVVIPCLIYRKSGFIGPKGQRIFLVLRGVLGSTAMILLYYAFQATSLADATVITFSTPVFTSIFAWIFLKEKYSPWDALFTVFTITGVTLIVRPPFLFGASAASGDRSYSAHLKGTFAAVAHAVFAALTLVILRRMGKSVDYFLSIWYYVVLGLLESVVVLFILGEWSLPHCGLDRLFLILIGLFGLGGQVFLTKAIQIEKAGPVAIMKTMDVVFAFILQIIFFNDVPTWWTVGGALCVIASSVGAAIRKWCQSAQ